From a single Mycolicibacterium moriokaense genomic region:
- a CDS encoding DUF6131 family protein: protein MIILGVILAVLGWILGISVLTTIGVILVVIGAVFWILGSVGRPVGGRRAWY, encoded by the coding sequence ATGATCATCCTTGGAGTCATCCTCGCCGTGCTCGGCTGGATCCTCGGTATCAGCGTCCTGACGACGATCGGTGTCATTCTGGTCGTCATCGGTGCCGTCTTCTGGATTCTCGGATCCGTCGGACGTCCCGTCGGTGGCCGCCGAGCCTGGTACTAG
- a CDS encoding SACE_7040 family transcriptional regulator encodes MASASEPVITATRRSRAKSDRRSQLIAAAERLVAERGYLAVRLEDIGAAAGVSGPAIYRHFPNKEAMLVELLVGISTRLLAGATDVVAHAKDPRSALDGLIDFHLDFALGESDLIRIQDRDLPNLPPTAKRQVRKAQRQYVEIWVDVLRQLNPSLAEDNARMMAHATFGLLNSTPHSVKPNATKKAEVNERAILRAMTVAALTSAAPSVSD; translated from the coding sequence ATGGCCTCCGCTTCGGAGCCTGTCATCACCGCGACGCGCCGCAGCCGGGCCAAATCCGACCGGCGCTCGCAGTTGATCGCTGCGGCCGAACGCCTGGTGGCCGAACGCGGCTATCTGGCGGTACGACTGGAGGACATCGGGGCGGCCGCAGGCGTCAGCGGACCCGCGATTTACCGTCACTTCCCCAACAAGGAGGCGATGCTCGTCGAGTTGCTGGTCGGCATCAGCACTCGACTCCTTGCCGGCGCCACGGACGTCGTCGCGCATGCCAAGGATCCCCGCTCGGCGTTGGACGGACTGATCGACTTCCATCTCGACTTCGCACTGGGCGAATCGGATCTGATCCGCATCCAGGATCGCGACCTTCCCAACCTCCCGCCGACGGCCAAACGTCAGGTCCGCAAGGCCCAGCGTCAGTACGTCGAGATCTGGGTGGATGTCCTGCGGCAGCTGAACCCGTCGCTGGCCGAAGACAATGCCCGGATGATGGCGCACGCAACGTTCGGACTGTTGAATTCGACTCCACATTCGGTGAAGCCGAATGCCACTAAAAAGGCCGAGGTCAACGAGCGGGCCATCCTTCGTGCGATGACGGTTGCTGCGTTGACCTCGGCCGCGCCGAGCGTGAGCGACTAG
- a CDS encoding alpha/beta hydrolase family protein, whose amino-acid sequence MAEQVRRVYGASMSPDATAFAHLVDDGGYPRAVQRFLRGWRASSSRDVELPVEGPVNRVVHSADGHWLACEVAPEGGSRSQIWVVTTDPDDRDARRIDNWPAGTPEGTAELISWDGTRVAAILTGDDGVGSSCLIDPADGTTVVLDRRSGGRLVDAWAGVSLVRVGPRGYRDLIMLRGQTEIALLPYDPGSTTDNGIILDDHTPRRLRAGLEGESYELYQPASVYGVNSTEGYVRALIRSENGAEHARLLEVTTTADGVAYQVVAERPGYELDEFTVSDDLSTVAILWNINGASELQIVELSDYTAYPPIPLPGMVASQLSISAGGSMLALTVESPSMPPTVELVEPRTREWEHVDREPSLGPVSADPTLETITARDGLTFSGWLFRPPEGVEQIGAMIFLHGGPEGQGRPGYNEFFPPLLEAGIAVFLPNVRGSGGFGRSFMHADDREKRFAAIDDVADAVNFLADNGHAHRDRIACCGWSYGGYLTQAALTFHPDLFAAGISICGMSDLNTWYRTTEPWIAAAAYPKYGHPVSDRDLLEQLSPLQRVEALTAPLLLVHGANDTNVPPDESLQMYTALRTLGRTVEHLVFEDDGHEIDKRENRAVLVKAMLEWLLTAFAARQVS is encoded by the coding sequence ATGGCTGAGCAGGTTCGCCGCGTCTACGGCGCATCGATGTCGCCGGACGCCACCGCGTTCGCGCATCTCGTCGACGACGGCGGATACCCGCGCGCGGTGCAGCGGTTCCTGCGCGGGTGGCGAGCCAGTAGCTCCCGAGACGTCGAACTGCCCGTCGAGGGGCCGGTGAACCGCGTCGTCCACTCCGCGGACGGACACTGGCTCGCCTGTGAGGTGGCGCCCGAAGGCGGCAGCCGAAGCCAGATCTGGGTGGTGACAACCGATCCCGACGACCGTGACGCGCGTCGTATCGATAACTGGCCGGCCGGAACACCCGAGGGCACAGCGGAATTGATCAGTTGGGACGGCACCCGGGTGGCGGCGATCCTGACGGGCGACGACGGCGTCGGCAGCTCGTGCCTGATCGATCCCGCCGACGGCACGACAGTCGTGCTCGACCGGCGCTCGGGCGGCAGGCTGGTCGACGCGTGGGCGGGGGTCTCCCTCGTGCGGGTGGGGCCGCGCGGCTACCGCGACCTCATCATGTTGCGCGGGCAGACCGAAATCGCCTTGCTGCCTTACGATCCCGGCTCCACTACCGATAACGGGATCATTCTCGACGACCACACTCCCCGCCGACTGCGGGCCGGTTTGGAAGGGGAGTCCTACGAGCTGTATCAACCGGCCAGCGTCTACGGCGTCAACAGCACCGAGGGGTATGTGCGCGCGCTGATCCGCAGTGAGAACGGCGCCGAGCACGCCAGACTGCTCGAGGTCACCACCACCGCCGACGGGGTGGCCTACCAGGTGGTCGCCGAACGGCCGGGTTACGAACTCGACGAATTCACCGTCAGCGACGACCTCTCGACAGTGGCGATCCTGTGGAACATCAACGGCGCCAGCGAATTACAGATCGTCGAGCTCTCTGACTACACGGCCTACCCGCCGATCCCGCTGCCCGGAATGGTGGCGAGCCAGCTCAGTATCAGCGCAGGCGGTTCGATGTTGGCGCTGACGGTGGAAAGCCCGTCGATGCCGCCGACGGTCGAACTCGTCGAACCCCGCACGCGCGAATGGGAACACGTCGACCGCGAGCCGAGCCTGGGCCCCGTGTCGGCCGATCCGACGTTGGAGACCATCACCGCACGTGACGGTTTGACGTTCAGCGGGTGGCTCTTCAGGCCGCCCGAAGGAGTCGAGCAGATCGGCGCGATGATCTTCCTGCACGGCGGCCCCGAAGGACAGGGCCGGCCCGGATACAACGAGTTCTTCCCCCCGCTGCTGGAAGCGGGCATTGCGGTATTCCTGCCCAACGTGCGCGGTTCCGGCGGATTCGGCCGCTCGTTCATGCACGCCGACGACCGAGAGAAGCGATTCGCGGCCATCGACGACGTCGCCGATGCGGTAAACTTCCTCGCCGACAACGGTCACGCGCATCGTGACCGCATCGCGTGCTGCGGGTGGTCCTACGGCGGCTATCTGACACAGGCCGCGCTCACCTTCCATCCGGACCTCTTCGCGGCAGGCATCAGCATCTGCGGCATGAGCGACCTCAACACCTGGTATCGCACCACCGAACCGTGGATCGCCGCGGCCGCGTACCCGAAATACGGGCATCCCGTCAGTGATCGCGACCTGCTAGAGCAGTTGTCGCCGCTGCAACGCGTGGAGGCGTTGACCGCGCCGCTGCTGCTCGTCCACGGCGCCAACGACACCAACGTCCCGCCGGACGAGTCATTGCAGATGTACACCGCCCTACGCACCCTCGGGCGCACCGTCGAGCACCTGGTGTTCGAGGACGACGGCCACGAAATCGACAAGCGCGAAAACCGCGCCGTGCTGGTCAAGGCGATGCTCGAATGGCTCCTCACGGCGTTCGCGGCACGTCAGGTGTCGTAA